The Ipomoea triloba cultivar NCNSP0323 chromosome 4, ASM357664v1 DNA segment ttattttttaatttgaatgaatttgtttctcaaattattttaaattttgtcgaTTAAATTACTTTGACACTTATTTTGTCACTAAACTGTTAGGACTTAATGAAGTGTCAGAAACATCTCTCGGTGTGTGAGTGAAAAATTATGTGGATGAGAAGTAAATATACTTTCTTATTATAGGCGTGAGTATACTTTTCAGCCGAGAAGTAAACTTACGACTCTATCTATTCATTGAATTTGTGcattttctatttatatatataagcttCAAGCCCTTTTAAATATCATTGTTGCCCTTATTTCGAATTGTTAAGAAGTAAACatgcattcttttttttttttgaaaagagtaAACATGCATTCTTAAGAAGTAAACATGCATTCTTAATTGAGAAGTTGATAAGAGTTGATACCCAAAATTCCATTCCACTATagcaaaatttataaattgatgTGCAGttatcaattttaataaattaaatcctcaactattcaattcttacacaatacaaattaaatcctcaactattcaattcttacaCAATAAAATCTTTAACAAAAGTTTAATGTATGAATTATACTAATTTGTAAATTAGGACAGCCAATAGACTATTTTAGATAAGATATTTAGTCTTATTGTTACcataaaaagagttaatttttaCAGGTTTTCTACCTCAAATTGAAGAGAATAACACCTACGAATCTGATGATACCaaactaaataaatttcaataaattaatCAGCTTGGGGAATTACATGATTGGATTGGATCTGATCTCATACATTTGAAAGAGCCATCTCAACTAGAGATCTTTTTGCCCTTTTTGTTTTCTGGGTTTCTACTCATCTAACTACACTCACTCATACACTACTAGTTCAATCCTAGGCATAAACAGAGCCACAAGACAGAGACATCAACACAAAAGCCGCACGCTCTACTTCCCCAAGCTTCCTCCTCTGCTGCTGCGATCTTGGTCTCTGCAGCGCCACTTCTCTCCCAATCCCAAACGGCGGCACCAATTTTCTCCTCAGCGCCTGTGGGACCCCGCTCTTCGCGCCGCTGCTACTCCCGCTATCGCTTGTGGTTCCACTGTTATTGCTGCTGTTTTGATGGTTCTTGTtccctgctgctgctgctgccgcCTTCTTCGATTTCTTGTCATCTTTGTTCAGACCCAGAAGGGCTCTCCTCTTTTTCCTGCTTCTTATCCCACAAGCATTGCAAAGCGACTGCAAAACCAAACATGGGGTTAATGAAATGATTGGGAAAATGGGTTGTGAAATTGGGGATTGGTGAACTGATCGGACCTTAGGGCCTGCTGGGCCGCCTCTCCATAGAGGGGTCTTGGTGGTTCCACAATCAGCGCATGTTTTGATCTGGGTACTTGTCTCTGACTCAGGGGTTTGTGCTTGGTTATTCATCTCTTCAGATTCTGATCCCTGAAATCACCCCAAAATGGACTCAAAAATCGAATCGTGAACATAAAATCAAGCaaggaatatataatataatcacCCTAGTCTACACTAACAACAAATAGCGAGTGAGAAAGGTAAAGACTACTTACTCGATCACTAAGATCCGCCATTAGATCAGGTGATTAGATGATCGGAGGCAAACCCAGACGAAATTTAGTCTTCCAAGCCAAATCACGAACTCGGCTCTTCCAAAAAACAACCCGATCACACCCAAACTACAAAGATCACACTCAGTAACCTGGACAAAGCAAAACCCTGGGAAGAACTGAGCAAAACCCAGATACAAAAACGCAAAACCACACCCAGAAAATATGCAAAACAGCCAGCAGAAACCACTACAATCTAGAGCTTAAACTCTGCTACCCTGAAGCTAAAACCCAAGAAAATGAAAACCCAGGGATAAAAAAACGGAGGATCAGAGAAATTTTAGGACAGAAGGGGGATTTGGGTAAGGATTGCGGCCACCGACTTGCAGAGAGGATGAGAGAGAACCGACAGAGCGAAGAGAGTCGAGGCTGATCTAGAATGCAAGAACAGCTAAATTATATGGTGGGGGCTTATAAGGGGATATACGAAAACCCTAGGCGCGCGCGGGAGTGAGAAATGACCGAAAACTCCCCCGTTCCAAAAAATTTGATCCGACCGTTTAACCCCGCCAAAATGTGGGATAAGACTATGTGAGGGAATTAAAATGGGCGCCATGATTGGAAATTGGATTTACTTTTGGGGGTAATTATGGGAATTGGGACTTTTGGGAGGGAATTATGATTTTGGTGTTTGCCGCTTTTGCTTCTTGCCATTTGCCCAATCATCAATTTCCTAGGGTTTTCCCATTTGGCACTCCGCCCTTCAATTCTCCCAACCCCCAAAAGGATTGTATCCAATTTTTTTGTGCTATACTTTCTTACTCTCACGTACTAGTATAGACAATAGAGGAACATATTTATGGTCTTaattagttaaataaataattaatgaaaaatattaaaattatgaaaatatttactatatcataaacaaaaatgaaacagtaaatgtaatattgaaaaaatatatatattacaatacaCACACTCACAATCATAAACTAATATTGCAACCTTGCCAAACACGatcataaactaataattttttttattttgaggtATAATCTGAATTGATAAATTCAATatttagtataatttatttatattgatttaatCTTATATAATTTTCAATGTTACAATAATCACGCCTAGACCTCCTAACCGGTCGGATCATCACAATCCTATTTTTTAAGAGTTATTtgtcaaaacaacgtcgttttgacaAATAAcctttaacatgttaaaattAGAAGAAGCACGAGCCGACGTGAAGACGCTGAAGACCTCCGCCCACCGGTCACTGCTTCAGCCCGAAAggtaaggtttttttttttttttttagtttttagttttagttttagtttttttttttcttttgaatctTTAATTCAATTGGACTTGTGCATTGTGAGTTGTGGCTGTAGAATGTAGattgtaaaatataaattttttattttcatatccATTACCTGTTTTGACCTTTTAGGTAATTAGGTATTAAGATTTTAGGTATTTTTCGACATTGATATTCTTACCATATTTTGTTCGCACAAAactaacaaataacaaatataaaacttagggggtgtattcaatcatgacttttgtagatttttaaaaacttttaaaatgataaattttaataaacttttatcaacttttttattttaaaaagtctacaaaagtcattaaaattctaaattgaataatacatccttacaaactttcataagcaattcataacaatattaaacactaaatatttatagttatagaattattgttcaaataaaatatttaaaaatataattactttttcttgagatattaatattttaaaaaaatataattacaagttgcataaaattaaaaaaaaataataatatatatataaattatatttgatatactgctaggtatcaagcaaagagctattatttgcaataacaatatgtgattgctaataataataaggtgcttctctttgtagcct contains these protein-coding regions:
- the LOC116015397 gene encoding GATA transcription factor 16-like; the protein is MADLSDRGSESEEMNNQAQTPESETSTQIKTCADCGTTKTPLWRGGPAGPKSLCNACGIRSRKKRRALLGLNKDDKKSKKAAAAAAGNKNHQNSSNNSGTTSDSGSSSGAKSGVPQALRRKLVPPFGIGREVALQRPRSQQQRRKLGEVERAAFVLMSLSCGSVYA